In Triticum aestivum cultivar Chinese Spring unplaced genomic scaffold, IWGSC CS RefSeq v2.1 scaffold285297, whole genome shotgun sequence, the sequence GCCGACGATGATGTTGTTGATGGGGATGAAGATGAGCTTGACGAAGAAGCTGACGAACCCCATGACGAAGAACCCGATCACCGTCCGCGCCGCCACCTTGGTGAACTCTGCGCGCCCAATCAGCATCAGATCTGGCGAAAGAGGAAAACGAACCGGATCTAGACGAGCAGGCGCGAGTCTTTGGTCCTTACCCTTGCGGTCGGGCTTGTGGCAGCGCTTGACGAGGCGGACGCTGTCCTTGGCAAACTCGCGGAGGGGGTCCACCACGGAGTCGACAGCGTCCATGGCTGCTGCCGGTGGGAAGGCGAGATCTCCGagccgacgacga encodes:
- the LOC123176950 gene encoding protein transport protein Sec61 subunit gamma-like, with translation MDAVDSVVDPLREFAKDSVRLVKRCHKPDRKEFTKVAARTVIGFFVMGFVSFFVKLIFIPINNIIVGSG